A single genomic interval of Falco naumanni isolate bFalNau1 chromosome 11, bFalNau1.pat, whole genome shotgun sequence harbors:
- the GPR52 gene encoding G-protein coupled receptor 52, whose product MNQSRWIEWRTLNMSSSVMNVSEHLSCPLGFGHYNAVDICILETVVIVLLTFLIIAGNLTVIFVFHCAPLLHHYTTSYFIQTMAYADLFVGVSCLVPTLSLLHYSTGVHESLTCQVFGYIISVLKSVSMACLACISVDRYLAITKPLSYNQLVTPCRLRICIILIWIYSCLIFLPSFFGWGKPGYHGDIFEWCATSWLTNAYFTGFIVCLLYAPAAFVICFTYFHIFKICRQHTKEINDRRARFPSHEVDAAGETGHSPDRRYAMVLFRITSVFYMLWLPYIIYFLLESSRVLENPALSFLTTWLAISNSFCNCVIYSLSNSVFRLGLRRLSETICSSCMCLKDRDVRDPKPRKRANSCSI is encoded by the coding sequence ATGAACCAGTCCCGATGGATTGAATGGAGGACTCTGAATATGAGCAGTAGTGTTATGAACGTATCTGAGCATCTCTCCTGCCCTCTTGGATTTGGTCACTACAATGCAGTTGACATCTGTATCCTTGAGACAGTTGTTATTGTCTtgctaacatttttaattattgcgGGTAACTTAACTGTgatatttgtttttcactgtgCTCCACTTCTGCATCATTATACCACCAGCTATTTTATTCAGACCATGGCCTATGCTGATCTTTTTGTTGGAGTTAGCTGCTTGGTTCCTACTTTGTCACTGCTCCACTACTCGACAGGTGTCCACGAGTCCTTGACTTGTCAAGTTTTTGGATATATCATCTCTGTGCTAAAAAGCGTATCTATGGCATGTCTTGCTTGCATCAGTGTGGATCGCTATCTCGCTATAACAAAGCCTCTCTCCTATAATCAACTGGTCACACCTTGTCGCTTGAGAATCTGCATCATCTTGATCTGGATATACTCTTGTCTGATcttcttgccttccttttttGGTTGGGGAAAACCTGGTTACCATGGAGATATTTTTGAATGGTGTGCTACCTCCTGGCTAACTAATGCCTATTTTACTGGCTTTATCGTGTGCTTACTATACgctcctgctgcctttgtcATATGTTTCACGTATTTCCACATCTTTAAAATTTGCCGGCAGCACACCAAAGAGATAAATGATCGGAGAGCTCGATTTCCTAGCCACGAAGtggatgctgctggggagaCTGGGCACAGCCCTGATCGCCGCTATGCCATGGTTTTGTTTCGGATAACCAGTGTGTTCTACATGCTGTGGCTCCCTTATATCATATACTTTCTGCTGGAGAGCTCTAGGGTGCTGGAAAACCCAGCACTTTCCTTCTTAACGACATGGCTTGCTATAAGCAATAGTTTCTGCAACTGTGTGATATATAGCCTCTCCAACAGTGTTTTCAGGCTGGGACTGCGGAGACTGTCAGAGACAATATGTTCATCTTGTATGTGTTTAAAAGACAGGGATGTACGGGACCCTAAACCGAGAAAACGGGCTAATTCCTGctccatttaa